From Methylomonas sp. EFPC3, a single genomic window includes:
- a CDS encoding ATP-binding protein, which produces MQSIAEFFGTKDFMPHGYCLAWSPGLLWLMVTSDAIMALAYFTYPIGIAYFVWKRKDLSYRWLYLGFFITFILTCAATHLLSVVTVWIPLYWLDAYVKAVSALVGIATSFAIWWVIPRALKLPSPAELQRARDQAEAANKAKSVFLANMSHELRTPLNAILGFSSLMQKDPQLPASQHHNLAIINRSGEHLLSLINNVLEMAKIESGRLQLERSRFDLGAMIRDVSDMMSMRARDKGLQLLIDQTSEFPRFVCGDEARLRQVLINLLGNALKFTQQGGVTLRLGTQQNNHSHLRIEVEDTGPGIADSEREHIFEPFVQLGDQGDSKGTGLGLTITRQFVQLMGGQLTLESSVGKGSLFRIDLPLPELAEPEVRASAADSLGEVTGLAPGQPQFRILIVEDQLENQLLLGRLMTDIGMQIQLAKDGAQGVALFESWQPHLIWMDRRMPHMDGMQATQAIRQLPGGDRVKIVAVTASAFMEQREEILQAGMDDFIRKPYRAEEIYACLAKHLGVEFVYRTEIAAAQDASLDPAMIAALPEPLRKDLKTALESLEQARIAEVLERIGGVDRPLQKTLALLVDNFDYPAILKYL; this is translated from the coding sequence ATGCAAAGCATTGCCGAATTTTTCGGGACCAAGGATTTCATGCCACACGGATATTGCTTGGCCTGGAGTCCGGGCCTGCTCTGGCTGATGGTGACTTCCGATGCGATTATGGCTTTGGCCTACTTTACCTATCCGATCGGCATCGCCTACTTCGTTTGGAAACGGAAAGACTTGTCCTACCGCTGGCTGTACCTCGGCTTTTTTATCACCTTCATTCTGACCTGCGCCGCCACCCATCTGTTATCGGTGGTGACGGTCTGGATTCCGCTTTACTGGCTGGATGCCTATGTCAAAGCCGTATCCGCCCTGGTGGGCATCGCCACCTCTTTCGCGATCTGGTGGGTCATACCGCGCGCGCTGAAATTGCCAAGCCCGGCGGAATTGCAGCGCGCCCGCGATCAGGCCGAAGCCGCCAACAAAGCCAAAAGCGTGTTTTTGGCTAACATGAGCCACGAACTGCGCACACCGCTGAATGCCATTCTCGGTTTTTCCAGCCTGATGCAAAAAGATCCGCAGCTTCCGGCCAGCCAACACCACAATCTGGCCATCATCAACCGCAGCGGCGAACATTTGTTGAGCTTGATCAATAATGTACTGGAAATGGCAAAAATCGAGTCCGGCCGGCTGCAATTGGAACGTAGCCGCTTCGATCTCGGCGCCATGATCCGCGACGTCAGCGACATGATGTCGATGCGGGCGCGGGACAAGGGTTTGCAATTGTTAATCGACCAAACCTCGGAATTTCCGCGCTTCGTTTGCGGCGACGAGGCGCGTCTGCGCCAAGTGTTGATCAATCTGCTCGGTAACGCCTTGAAATTTACCCAGCAAGGCGGCGTCACACTGCGTCTGGGCACGCAACAAAACAACCACAGCCATCTAAGGATCGAAGTGGAAGATACCGGTCCCGGTATCGCCGACAGTGAGCGGGAGCACATCTTCGAGCCCTTCGTGCAACTCGGTGACCAGGGCGACAGTAAAGGTACCGGCTTGGGCTTGACCATTACCCGCCAGTTCGTGCAACTCATGGGCGGACAGCTGACGCTGGAAAGTAGCGTCGGCAAGGGTTCGTTGTTCCGTATCGATTTACCGCTGCCGGAGTTGGCGGAGCCGGAGGTCCGTGCCAGCGCAGCGGATAGCCTCGGCGAAGTGACCGGTCTGGCCCCTGGCCAGCCGCAATTCCGGATTTTGATCGTCGAGGATCAACTGGAAAATCAGCTGCTACTCGGCCGGCTGATGACCGATATCGGCATGCAAATCCAGTTAGCCAAAGACGGCGCGCAAGGCGTGGCCCTGTTCGAATCCTGGCAACCGCACCTGATCTGGATGGACCGGCGCATGCCGCACATGGACGGCATGCAAGCCACCCAAGCCATCCGGCAGTTGCCAGGCGGCGATCGGGTCAAGATTGTCGCGGTCACCGCCTCCGCGTTTATGGAGCAGCGCGAGGAAATACTGCAAGCCGGTATGGACGACTTCATCCGCAAACCCTACCGGGCCGAAGAAATTTACGCCTGTCTGGCCAAACACCTCGGCGTCGAATTCGTTTACCGGACGGAAATCGCCGCTGCCCAGGACGCAAGCTTGGATCCGGCGATGATTGCCGCCCTGCCGGAACCATTGCGGAAAGACTTGAAAACGGCACTGGAAAGCCTGGAACAAGCGCGCATAGCCGAAGTCTTGGAACGCATCGGCGGCGTAGATCGGCCGCTACAAAAAACCCTGGCGCTACTGGTCGACAACTTCGACTATCCAGCTATTCTTAAATATCTGTAA
- a CDS encoding HD domain-containing phosphohydrolase has protein sequence MNGKILAVDDTPDSLKLLTQLLQSEGYEIRSAINGELALQSALLNPPELILLDVRMPDMDGFEVCRRLKAYPQTRSVPVIFVTALSEINEKVDGFKLGAVDFITKPYQREELLVRVRTHLEMARLRNGLESLVNERTAELKANMLSFVTAIASTVEMRDPYTAGHQRRTAHLASAIAQQMRLGPDLIEGLSLAGVVHDIGKIKVPAEILCKPGKLDELEYGLIKLHPQTGYEILKSIDFPWPIAQTVLQHHERLDGSGYPQGKVGADILPEAKILAIADVVEAMISHRPYRPGLGIAAALREIAEHRNTLYDAAAVDACLALFQEKHYQLPA, from the coding sequence GTGAACGGAAAAATCCTCGCCGTCGACGACACCCCGGACTCCCTAAAATTGTTGACCCAACTGTTGCAGTCGGAGGGCTACGAGATCCGCTCGGCCATCAATGGCGAACTGGCTTTGCAGTCGGCGTTGCTCAATCCGCCGGAATTGATCCTGCTGGACGTGCGCATGCCGGACATGGACGGCTTCGAGGTATGCCGCCGTTTGAAAGCCTACCCGCAAACCCGCAGCGTGCCGGTCATCTTCGTTACGGCGTTATCGGAGATCAACGAAAAAGTCGACGGCTTTAAATTGGGCGCCGTCGATTTTATTACCAAACCCTACCAGCGGGAGGAGTTGTTGGTCCGGGTCCGCACCCATCTGGAAATGGCGCGCTTGCGAAACGGCCTGGAATCTCTGGTCAACGAACGCACCGCGGAATTGAAAGCCAATATGCTGTCGTTCGTCACCGCGATCGCATCGACGGTGGAAATGCGCGATCCATACACGGCCGGCCATCAACGCCGCACGGCTCATCTGGCGTCGGCAATCGCCCAACAAATGCGACTCGGCCCGGATTTAATCGAAGGCCTGAGCCTGGCCGGGGTGGTTCACGACATCGGCAAAATCAAAGTGCCGGCCGAAATTTTGTGCAAACCGGGAAAGCTGGACGAACTGGAATACGGCCTGATCAAACTCCACCCGCAAACCGGTTACGAAATCCTGAAATCGATCGATTTTCCCTGGCCGATCGCCCAGACCGTATTGCAACACCACGAACGGCTGGACGGATCGGGCTATCCGCAAGGCAAAGTCGGGGCGGACATTCTGCCGGAAGCGAAGATTCTGGCTATCGCCGACGTGGTCGAAGCGATGATTTCCCACCGCCCTTACCGGCCCGGCCTGGGCATAGCCGCCGCTTTACGGGAGATTGCCGAGCACCGCAACACGCTCTACGACGCCGCTGCGGTCGATGCCTGTCTGGCTCTGTTCCAAGAAAAGCATTACCAACTGCCGGCTTGA
- a CDS encoding GNAT family N-acetyltransferase, translating to MMNIPSFYLEPANYAADFPDLHYLRTEVFVVEQGIAPEIEFDDLDRDCRHLIARDAARRPIGCGRLSPTGRIGRMAVLPAWRRQKVGESLLRGLIELAGNLGLSEVTAHAQIAALGFYRRYGFQTVGAEFLEAGIPHTAIRLTIAAPAPMSRQSEDAPESSVPAIRLQTPEAAAEAALALVQQARRLLCIYSRNLDSRLYSQKPLVEALKQFALRNQRGAEVRIIVQEPEAIRGQQLPLIDLAQRLPSYIAIRAAVEAEDLNFRPAFIANDNGGYLFQLQSDRYDGHWSPNLPAQNRQLSEEFERVWQRARICSEFRALAL from the coding sequence ATGATGAACATCCCGAGTTTCTATCTGGAACCCGCCAATTATGCCGCTGACTTTCCCGACCTGCATTACCTCAGAACCGAAGTGTTCGTCGTCGAGCAAGGTATTGCGCCGGAAATCGAATTCGACGATTTGGACCGGGATTGCCGGCATCTGATTGCCCGCGACGCCGCGCGGCGTCCCATCGGTTGCGGCCGCCTGTCGCCGACCGGCAGAATCGGCCGAATGGCGGTACTGCCGGCATGGCGCCGGCAAAAGGTTGGCGAATCGCTATTGCGCGGCTTGATCGAACTGGCCGGCAATTTGGGGCTGAGCGAAGTCACCGCCCACGCCCAAATCGCAGCGCTGGGGTTTTACCGGCGCTACGGCTTCCAAACCGTCGGCGCCGAGTTCCTCGAAGCCGGGATTCCGCATACCGCAATCCGTCTGACCATTGCCGCGCCGGCGCCGATGTCCCGCCAGAGTGAGGACGCGCCTGAATCAAGCGTACCCGCCATACGCTTGCAAACGCCGGAAGCGGCGGCGGAAGCGGCCTTGGCTTTGGTCCAGCAAGCCCGCCGCCTGCTCTGCATCTACAGCCGCAACCTGGATTCGCGGCTCTACAGCCAAAAACCGCTGGTCGAAGCCTTGAAACAATTCGCGTTGCGTAACCAGCGCGGCGCCGAAGTCCGCATCATCGTTCAGGAACCGGAAGCGATTCGCGGCCAACAACTCCCTTTAATCGATTTGGCGCAACGTTTGCCGTCTTATATTGCGATCAGGGCAGCGGTCGAAGCCGAGGATTTGAATTTTAGGCCGGCATTCATCGCCAACGACAACGGCGGTTATTTGTTTCAATTGCAGAGCGACCGCTACGACGGACACTGGAGCCCGAATTTACCGGCGCAAAACCGGCAATTGAGCGAGGAATTCGAACGGGTATGGCAAAGGGCGCGGATTTGCAGCGAGTTCCGCGCCTTGGCACTTTAG